Within the Streptomyces sp. NBC_00554 genome, the region CCACCCCTCAAACCCCCAACTCAGCCTCAATCCGCCCCGCCCGCACAGCCCCCACCAGCTCCGCGTGATCCGCCTCGGTACGGTCCGCGTACGCCACCGCGAACGAAGCGACTGCCTCGTCCAGCTCCTCGCTCTTGCCGCAGTACCCGGCGATGAGGCGCGGGTCGGCGCTGTGGGAGTGGGCGCGGGCGAGGAGGGCGCCGGTCATGCGGGCGTAGTCGTCTATCTGGTCGGCGGCGAGGGCGGCGGGGTCGACGCTGCCCTTGCGGTTGCGGAACTGGCGTACTTGGAAGGGGAGTCCGTCGACCGAGGTCCAGCCGAGCAGAATGTCGCTGACGACCTGCATGCGCTTCTGGCCGAGGACCATGCGGCGGCCCTCGTGCGGCACGTCGGGTATCGCGTGGCCGGCCGTCACCAGGTGCGGGAGCAGCGCCGAGGCGCGTGCCTCCTTCACCTGGAGGACGAGGGGTTCGCCGCGGTGGTCCAGGAGCAGGACGACGTAGGACCGGGTGCCCACACTGCCGGTGCCGACGACACGGAAAGCGACGTCGTGCACGGCGTACCGGGCGAGGAGGGGAAGCCGGTCCTGCGACAGCGTCGTGAGGTACTCCTCCAGTGACGCGGCCACCGCCGCCGCCTCCGCGTCGGGTATGCGGCGCAGCACCGGCGGCGCGTCCACGAAGCGTCGGCCACCGCCTTCCACGGCCTCCGTCGACTTCGCCGCGAACCGCCCGCTGGTGTTGCCCCGCGCCTTCTCGGAGACCCGTTCCAGCGTGCCGAGGAGATCGTGGGCGTCGGTGTGCGAGACGAGTTCTTCGTCCGCGATGGCGTTCCACGCGTCCAGCACCGGGAGCTTCGCGAGCAGCCGCAGGGTGCGCCGGTAGGCGCCGACCACGTCGTGTGCCGCCTTGCGGCAGGTGTTTTCGTCCGCCCCGGCTTCCCGGCCCGCGAGCACCAGCGAGGTGGCGAGGCGCTTGAGGTCCCACTCCCAGGGGCCGTGCACCGTCTCGTCGAAGTCGTTCAGGTCCATGACGAGGCCGCCGCGCGCGTCCCCGTAGAGGCCGAAGTTCGCCGCGTGCGCGTCGCCGCATATCTGGGCGCTGATCCCGGTCATGGGGGTGCGCGCGAGGTCGTAAGCCATGAGGCCCGCCGAACCGCGCAGGAAGGCGAAGGGCGTGGCCGCCATCCTGCCGACGCGTATCGGGGTGAGCCCGGGGATCCGGCCGCGGTTGGACTCCTCCACCGCGCTCACGGCGTCGGGCCGGCCGGCGTCCGTCGTGAGCTCCGCGTGCGCGGCGCGGGGCACGGGGCCGCGCAGGGCCTTGCCCTCTTCCTTCGGCGAGCCCTGATGGGGCGATGCCGCGAATCCACGTACCGCAAAAGCCCTGGACACCTGCTGCGGCCGCTGCGCTTCCTGCGCCGGACCCGCTGTACCTGGCTCGGTCACTCCGACCGCCTCCCCCGTGCATGAACATCAACTCGTCATGACCGTACAGCCGGTCATGGAAAGGCGTCAGACCCTGTGGACAACTCGGAGCCTGTGGACAACTCCACAGGCTCCGGGAGATCAGCGGCGTACCGCCCACGTCACCGCGGGCACGGCCCGCTTTCCGGCAGATGCCTTTCCGCCCAGGACCCGAGTTCCTTGAGCGCGGGTTCCAGTGCGGCGCCCGACTCCGTCAGCCGGTAGGAGACCCGCAGCGGGGGGCCTTCGTCGACCTCGCGCACGACCAGTCCCGCCGCGCCCAGTTCGGTGAGCCGGTCCGAGAGCATCCGTTCGCTGATGCCGGGGATCGCCCTGCGGAGGTCGGCGAAGTGGACGGGCCGTTGCAGCAGCACGGAGACGACCAGGCCCGTCCAGCGCTTTCCGAGCAGCTGGAACACCCGGGTCATGCCGTCGTCGACCTTCTGGCACGGCCCTGTGTCCTCGCGGAATCCCGGTTCTGGCATGGCTCCAGAGTACTGCGCCCACACAAGGGGATGAAAAAAAGTAAGTAGCTGTGTTATCTATAGTCGAGTACGAAAAAGAAGCCCGCTCGCCAGGCTCGGCTTCTCACTTTCTCGGCCGACCACGCCGAGCACGTCGACCACGCGCCGACGACTCCCCCCAGCCCCCTTGGAGATCCCCATGGCCACCCTCCTTCTCATCGACTCGTCCGTGTTCCCGGGCTCCGCCTCCGCCTCCCGCACGGTGACGGACGCCTTCCGCAAGGCATGGGAGGAGCAGCACCCCGAAGGCACCGTGATCTACCGCGACCTCGCCGCGAACCCGGTGCCGCACATCACCGCCGACGCCCACTCCGCCGGTTTCGCCGCCCCGGACGCGCACACCCCCGAGCAGGCCGCCGCCTTCGCGGAGCGCGTGACGCTCATAGAGGAGCTGGAGCAGGCCGACGCGATCCTGATCGGCGCCCCGATGTACAACTACGCGATCCCGTCGACCCTCAAGGCGTGGCTGGACAACATCGTCCTCATGGGCCGCACCGCCATGACGGAGGACTCGAAGGTGAAGGGCACCCCGGTCACGGTCGTCGCCAGCCGCGGCGGCTCCTACGCGCCCGGCACCCCGCGCGAGCCCTACGAGTACGTGCGGAACTACCTGGAGGCGGTCCTGCGCGACACCCTCGCCCTGGACCTCGATTTCATCGTCCCGGAGCTCACGATGGCCCCGCACAACCCGGCGATGGCCGAGCTGATCCCCCTCTTCGAGGCCTCGCGCACGAAGGCCCTCGACGACGCGGCCGCCAAGGCCAAGGAACTCGCCGAGCGCCTCGCCGCGTAACCCCGCGGAACCGTTCGTAACCCTTAAGAGCGCGACCGCACCACCGCACGCCCCGTGTGATTGTCCTCACGCAGAACGATCAACAGGACAATCACACGGGGCGCCGCACTTAAGACCCCGGAGCTGCAAGAACCGGACAACGCAAAAGCCCCGCAGGTCCAAGACCTGCGGGGCTTTCAGCTGGTGCGCGAGGGGGGAGTTGAACCCCCACGCCCTTGCGGGCACTGGAACCTGAATCCAGCGCGTCTGCCATTCCGCCACTCGCGCATTCTCTGTGTCGTCCGTCT harbors:
- a CDS encoding DUF2252 domain-containing protein, producing MTEPGTAGPAQEAQRPQQVSRAFAVRGFAASPHQGSPKEEGKALRGPVPRAAHAELTTDAGRPDAVSAVEESNRGRIPGLTPIRVGRMAATPFAFLRGSAGLMAYDLARTPMTGISAQICGDAHAANFGLYGDARGGLVMDLNDFDETVHGPWEWDLKRLATSLVLAGREAGADENTCRKAAHDVVGAYRRTLRLLAKLPVLDAWNAIADEELVSHTDAHDLLGTLERVSEKARGNTSGRFAAKSTEAVEGGGRRFVDAPPVLRRIPDAEAAAVAASLEEYLTTLSQDRLPLLARYAVHDVAFRVVGTGSVGTRSYVVLLLDHRGEPLVLQVKEARASALLPHLVTAGHAIPDVPHEGRRMVLGQKRMQVVSDILLGWTSVDGLPFQVRQFRNRKGSVDPAALAADQIDDYARMTGALLARAHSHSADPRLIAGYCGKSEELDEAVASFAVAYADRTEADHAELVGAVRAGRIEAELGV
- a CDS encoding helix-turn-helix domain-containing protein, which produces MPEPGFREDTGPCQKVDDGMTRVFQLLGKRWTGLVVSVLLQRPVHFADLRRAIPGISERMLSDRLTELGAAGLVVREVDEGPPLRVSYRLTESGAALEPALKELGSWAERHLPESGPCPR
- a CDS encoding FMN-dependent NADH-azoreductase encodes the protein MATLLLIDSSVFPGSASASRTVTDAFRKAWEEQHPEGTVIYRDLAANPVPHITADAHSAGFAAPDAHTPEQAAAFAERVTLIEELEQADAILIGAPMYNYAIPSTLKAWLDNIVLMGRTAMTEDSKVKGTPVTVVASRGGSYAPGTPREPYEYVRNYLEAVLRDTLALDLDFIVPELTMAPHNPAMAELIPLFEASRTKALDDAAAKAKELAERLAA